The Asticcacaulis sp. EMRT-3 region GCCTGGCCGAACTGATCAAACCCATTCCTGGCCTGTCTGCGGCCTGCAAGACCTTCGCACGTGGAGAGCGTCCCCAATGAGCCCTGAAGACATCGAACACCTGGCCTCGACGCTCAAGACCCGTTCCGGCCTGATCCTCGGCACCGACAAGACCTATCTGATCGAAAGCCGCCTGTCGCCCGTGGCGCGCCGCGAAGGCTTCGCCAATGTCGATGCCCTGTTGACCGCCCTGCGTATCAAGCGCGACGAAAAGCTGTTGGTGGCCGTCACCGACGCCATGACGACCAACGAAACCTTCTTCTTCCGCGACAAGACACCGTTCGACCAGTTCAAGAGCGACATCCTGCCGACGCTGGCCCGTTCGCGCGTCAGCGGCGACATCAAGGTGTGGTGCGCCGCCTGCTCCACGGGTCAGGAACCCTATTCGCTGGCCATGATGATGGAAGAGCTGAAAATGCTCTATCCGCGCGTCAATCTCGATATTCTGGCCACCGACATCTCTGACCGCTGTCTGGAAAAGGCGCAATCGGGCCTCTACACCCAGTTTGAGGTGCAGCGCGGCCTGCCCATCACCATGATGGTCAAGCATTTTGAGAAGGTTGATGAGATGTGGCGGCTGTCGCCCCGGATCAGGGCCAGCGTGCGCTACAAGAAGATGAACCTGCTCGAAGACCTGCGCTCCATCGGCCGTCAGGACATCATCTATTGCCGCAATGTGCTGATCTATTTCGATCTCGAAACCAAGAAGCGCGTGCTCGAACAGATGGCCAGCCTGCTGCCCGAAGACGGCTATCTGCTGCTCGGTGCCGCCGAAACCGTGCTGGGCATCACCGATGTGTTCAAGCCCATGCCGGGGATGCGCGGCCTGTATATCAAGAATCAGGCGATCCGCACCCAGACGCCTCTGCGCAAACTGGCCTGAAACGGCTTTATCGAGATTTAAGGGATTTTCGCAGCGGTATGGTGGAGCTATGCGGATTCGAACCGCAGACCTCCTCATTGCGAACGAGGCGCTCTACCAACTGAGCTATAGCCCCATACCTGCCGCGAAGTGCCGTCTATTTAAGCGATGCGGCGCGCTTGTCAAGCGCTGCTTAACTTGCGCAGGCCGCAGAATGCCCTATATTCCGTGCAGCGTCATTTACAGGAATTTTTCATGCCCACAGGTCTTGCCGGTTTTATCTATTACATCGTCAATGGGCTGCTCGACGTCATCGTCCTGTGCCTGATTATCTCCGCCGTTCTGAGCTGGCTTGTGGCCTTTAACGTCATTAATACCCGCAACCCGATCGTCTGGCGGATCCTTGATATTGTCGATCGCATCACAGCGCCGGTACTGGCGCCGTTTCGCGCCGTCATCCCCAATATCGGCGGCCTCGACATCAGTTACATTGTCTGCTTCCTCGTCATTCGCGGCATTCAGGGTTATCTGCTGTTACCGGCGGCCATGACCCTGCAACAACTGATCGGCTGATCACCATGCGGCTGGTCGTGCGCCTGACGCCGAAAGCGGCGGCGGATCGCATAGACGGCTGGGACAAGGACGCGCATGACCGCGCCGTTCTCAAGGTGCGCGTTCGGGCCGCCCCCATCGAAGGCCGCGCCAATACGGCCCTGATCGCCCTGCTCGCCAAGGCCCTCGATATGCCGAAATCACGGATCACCCTGCTGAGCGGCGATACGTCACGCCTCAAAACGCTTGAGATTGATGGGCTCGATGAGGCCGAGCTAAGCCAAAAACTGACATGAAAAAGCCGGGCCCGCGATGAGCGCGCCCGGCTTTTTCCGTCCTTGAGTGCGCCTCAGCCAAGTGCCTTCATCAGTTCGGGAATGGCGGTCTGATAATCGGCCACCAGACCGAAATCGGCCACGCCAAAGATCGGTGCCTCGGCGTCTTTGTTAATCGCCACAATAACTTTCGAATCCTTCATCCCGGCCAGATGCTGGATCGCGCCGGAAATGCCGATGGCGATATAGAGATCGGGGGCCACCACCTTGCCGGTCTGGCCGACCTGATAATCATTGGGCGCGTAACCGGCATCGACAGCGGCGCGCGAAGCCCCTACCGCCGCATTCAGCTTTTCCGCCAACGGATTGAGTACAGCGTCAAATTCCGCCTTGGAGCCCAGTGCGCGTCCACCGGACACCACCACCTTCGCCGAGCCCAGTTCCGGACGATCCGATACCACCATCTCTTCGGAGATAAAGCGCGTACCCGCCGAGGGCGCCGGGGCCGCCACGTTCTCAACCGCCGCCGACCCGCCTTCGCCCGCTGCGGGTGCAAAGGCCGTGGTGCGCACGGTCATGACGATTTTGGCGTCGGAGGTCTGGATGGTTTCGAGCGCATTACCGGCATAGATCGGGCGCACGAAGGTATGGGCGTCCACCACCTGCATCACATCGCTGATCAGTGACACATCGAGCAGGGCCGCCACGCGCGGCGCGAAATTCTTGCCCGAGGTCGAGGCTGGAACGGCCACCGCGTCGTAACTGGCAGCCAGACCGGCCACCAGCACAGCCACATCTTCGGCAATATCTTCTTTCAAGGCCTGCGACTGGCTGAGCAAAACCTTGCCGACACCGGCGATCTTGGCAGCCGTTTCGGCCACGGCCTGACAGCCGTCGCCATAGACCAGCACATCGATGTCAGCGGACAGGGCTTTCGCCGCCGTGATCGTTTTCAAGGTGGTGTCACGCAGGTGCGCGCCGTCGTGATCGGCAATTACCAGAGCCTTTCCAGTATTTGGCATCTTACAAAACTCCTGCGGATTTGAGCCTGGAAACCAGTTCGGCGGCGTCGGCCACCTTGATACCCGCCGAGCGCTTCGGCGGTTCGCTGACCTTGACCACCTTGAGGCGCGGTGTCACGTCAACGCCGTAATCGGCCACGGTTTTCATCTCCAGCGGCTTCTTTTTCGCCTTCATGATATTGGGCAGGGAGGCATAGCGCGGCTCATTGAGGCGCAGGTCGGTGGTAATCACGGCAGGCAGGCTGACTGCCAGGGTCTGGTGGCCGCCATCGACTTCGCGCGTCACCTGAGCTTCACCGTTTTCCACGACGACCTTGGATGCAAATGTGGCCTGCGGCCAGCCCAGCAGGGTCGAGAGCATCTGACCGGTGGCGTTATTGTCGCCATCAATCGCCTGCTTGCCCATGATGATCAGGTCGGGCTTTTCAGCCTCGGCCACGGCTTTCAGAAGCTTGGCTATGGCCAGAGGCTCAATGTCCTGATCGGTCTGGATCAGGATGCCGCGATCCGCGCCGATGGTCAGCGCCGTGATGATCGTGTCCTTGGCCTGCGCAGGCCCGATGGAAACCGCGATTACCTCGGTGGCCACGCCCTTTTCCTTGAGACGCACGGCTTCCTCGACGGCGATTTCATCGAACGGATTCATCGACATCTTGACATTGGCCAGATCAACGCCCGACTGATCGGCCTTGACGCGAACCTTGACATTGTAATCCAAGACCCGCTTGACGGGCACCAGTATCTTCATGGTCTGTTACCTCTGCATATCAGACAGCGTTTATTGACGCATCATGCACAAAGTTGACGCAAACGTCAACAATGACGGCTTGTGATTTAAGTGACGGTGTGCAGCCCATAAGTCAACCCGCAATGTGGGCGAGATATGGGGCTAAACCGACAATTGGCCCGATTTTTATGCCGGTTTGCGGCCTTTTTCGCCGCCTTTGCGATTGCCGCCGCTGACCATTCGGCGCATAAGACGGTCGTTTTTGCAGGAATCCAGATCGATGAAGAGCCAGATCGGCAAGCTGAAATATGTGTTTATCATCCTGCTGGGACTGACCAGCGCGGCGATCACCGCCTGGACTTTGCTCTACCAGATTCCGCAGAAAAAATGCGATGCCGCCGGTGGCTGGTTCTCGTATCGCTACCGCAACTGTGAGACGCCGATCTACCTGCCGACCCTGACCGGTCGCAAACCTGGCGCGCCTGAAACCAGCGTCACCATCGATTTTCACGATGGCGACAAAAAAGCCAGCAATGCCCAGACGGTCAACAGAGCGGCGAAAACCGCCGCGCCCGCCCATCAGGCTGCGCAATAGAGCGAAACGACCTGAATCAAAGCGGCTTTCTAAAAAGTGGACGCCACCTTCAGCATCGCAATCGGCGCTTTAATGAGCCGCCGCCGCAGAGGTGGCCTTGCCCGAGTCGCTGGCCGAAGCTTTCGCCCCCGCCGCACCGGCTGCGGAAGCCGCTGGCGCAGGTGCCGCTGCGGGCGGAATCGGATAGGTCGAAGAGCCCTGAGAACGTAAGTAAGCGATCAGATTGATGCGCTCGTCGATCTTTTTGTCGCCGGGGAAGGTCATCTTGGTGCCCTTGACCACCTTGGCGGGCGCGTCGATGAATTTGTACAGGGCGTCATAGGTCCAGTTGGGGCTGTCCTTGGCGTGGGCCTTCATGGCGTCGGAATAGTCAAAGCCGGGATGCGAGGCGGTGGGGCGGCCCACCACGCCCCACAGGTTCGGCCCGGTCATATTGGGGCCGCCCTGAATATTGTCGTGACAGGCCTGACACTTGGTGAAGACCTTCTGGCCCGCCGCCAGATCAGCGGTCGGCAGCACCGTGCCCCAATCGGGCGGCGTATCGACAGGCGCAGCCGTGCCCGTATCACTGGATTCGGCTACCGCGATGGCATAACCGGGCTTTTCCGGTGCCTTATGCTCGTAAATATAGCTTGAGCCGATCTTCACCACCATAATGACCAGACCGGTTGCCAGGACTGCGCCCAGGATTTTGTTTGTTTGCAGGTCGCCGCTCATATGCCCAGTTACCCTATTGATTCCTCTTGACGCCGAACTTTAGGCCCGTGGTTACGGCTGTCAACAGCCGCTCCAGAGGCAGGCGCTTTCCCTGTCTTATGTCTGGCTCTGTGCCACGCCATCGGCCAGGACGCAAGCCGACTTTTGACAGGTGCGGGCAAAAGTGGCGCAAACGTGGCAAATCGTCGCAGGCGGGCCGGGTTGATTTTTGTCATTGGCCCTTGCGTCTCTGCAAGCCGGGCCCTTGCCAAATGCGCCCGCATCTGGGAAAGGCTTGGGCCTGTCTTTTCGCAAGGCTCCGACCGATGACCACAGACCGCAAAATCGCTTATCAGGGCGAACCCGGCGCCTTCAGCCATCAGGCGGCGCGACGCTGGTTCGGCGATTACACGCCCGTGCCCTTCCCCACCTTCGAGGCGGCCTTTGCTGCCGTCACGGCGGGCGAGTGCGATCTGGGCATGATGCCGGTCGAAAACTCGGTGGCGGGCCGGGTATCGGACGTGCATCACCTTCTGCCCCGTTCGGGCCTGAAAATCATCGGCGAACGCTTCTTAGCCATCGAAATGATGCTGATGGCCGTGCCGGAAACGAAGCTGGAAAATATCCGCGTCGCCGCCTCGCACGCTATGGCCCTGCTGCAATGCCGGAAAGCTCTGCGCGAAATGCACATCACCGCCGAAGTGTTCCACGATACGGCGGGCGCGGCCCGCGCCCTGGCTGAAACGCGCGAACCCGACCGCGCCGCCATCGCGCCGGAAGTGGCCGCCGAGCTTTACGGGCTGAAGATCCTGCGCCGCAATATGGAAGATGCGCGCGACAACACCACCCGCTTTCTGGTGCTGACCGCAACGGACAAGGTGACCCCGCCTGAGGATGGCGAGTGCATGACCAGCTTTGTGTTCCGCGTCAAAAACGTGCCCGCCGCGCTTTATAAGGCGCTGGGCGGCTTCGCCACCAATGGCGTCAACATGACCAAGCTCGAATCCTATATCGAGAATGGCCGCTTCGCCTCGACCATGTTTTATTGCGATGTGGTGGGTCGTCCCGACGATGCGCCCTTGAAGCGCGCCCTCGAAGAACTGCATTTCTACGCCGTCGATGTTGAAATGCTCGGCACCTATGCGATAGATCCGTTCCGCCACAGCGCAGGCCAGTTATGAGCGATACCCGCATCGAGGCGCTGGAAGAGATCGTCGCCCATCAGCAAAAAACCATCGACGAACTGTCTGAACAACTGAACGCGCAATGGAAGGCGCTCGACGCCATGCGCCGTTCGCTCGAACGCTTAGGCGAACATCTGACCGGCCTCGAAGACCGCACCGCCGAGGCCGCGCCGGTGACGAAGCCGCCGCATTATTAAAGACCGGCCTAAGCAAGGGAAGATTCCCCCTTCCGTCATCGCCTCCGGCGCTGACACCTTCCCCGTAAACGGGGAAGGATGAGAACATTCCCCGACTATCCTTCCCCGTTTACGGGGAAGGTGGCGCGGCTTGTCCGCGACAAAGGGGGAATACGGACCTTAGAGCGGTTTGCATTCTGATTGAATCGGTCAAAGGAATGCAACCCGCTCTACATTTTGCGTTTTCCGCATCTCGCATTGAATTTGTAAGTCAAATTAAATGCTCGTTGCTCTAGCATCGCTTCCATGTTCGGCGTCAGCCCCTGACCGCCGCCTCGATTTTGGCAATGTCGATCCTGCCCATCTCCATCATGGCCGCAAAGGCGCGTTTGGCGACATCGCCGCCCTCAGCCATCGCGTCGGTCAGAACGCGCGGCGTGATCTGCCATGACACACCCCACTTATCCTGACACCAGCCGCAGGCGCTTTCCGTGCCGCCATGACCGACAATAGCGTCCCAGTAGCGGTCGGTTTCTTCCTGCGTATCGGTGGCGATCTGGAACGAAAAGGCCTGCGACTGCCTGAAGGCGTCACCGCCATTCAGGCCAAGGCAGGGTATGCCGCAGACGGTGAATTCGACCGTCAGCACCTGGCCTGCCTGGCCGCCCGGATAATCGGACGGGGCGCGGTGCACGGCGGTCACTTCGCTGTCGGGAAAGGTGTCGGCATAGAATCGCGCGGCATTTTCGGCATCGTGGCTGTACCACAGGCAGATCGTGTTTTTGGCGGTCATGGTGCGTTTCCCTTCTGTTGTGCAGGGAGTTTACTGCACTTCCTTGAAAACCGCATCCACCGTTTCCGGCACGATGGGGCCGGTGATCTTGTCGGTGATCGTGCCATCGGGGGCGACGATAAAGGTTTCCGGCACGCCCGAAATGCCGAGGCCGAGGGCCATGTCGCCATTCGGATCGGTCAGGGTTTTAATGTAGGGATCATCATGCTGGGCCAGAAAATTGAGCGTGTTCTGCGGCTCGTCCTTCCAGGCCACGCCGATAATCGTCACGCCCTTTGATTTCAGCGCCATCAGTTGCGGATTTTCGGCCATGCACGGCACACACCATGAGGCAAACACATTGACCAGAACCGGCTTGGTGCGGCCGACAAGCAGGCTTTTCAGATCGGATGGCGGGCCACCCTGCACATCATTGAGCACCACGGCGGGCACCGATTTGCCGACCATAGCGCGCGGCTCATACTGCGCTTTTTTATGGAAATTGTACCAGCCCAGTATGGCCAGCAGGATCACGAACAGGATCAGCGGCAGCGAAAACAGCAGGCGCTTCATCTCTTATCCTCCACCGCCGCCTGCAAGGCTTCGAGCTTTTTACGTCTTTGCCTTTGCGTGCGCAGCGAGATG contains the following coding sequences:
- a CDS encoding protein-glutamate O-methyltransferase CheR; its protein translation is MSPEDIEHLASTLKTRSGLILGTDKTYLIESRLSPVARREGFANVDALLTALRIKRDEKLLVAVTDAMTTNETFFFRDKTPFDQFKSDILPTLARSRVSGDIKVWCAACSTGQEPYSLAMMMEELKMLYPRVNLDILATDISDRCLEKAQSGLYTQFEVQRGLPITMMVKHFEKVDEMWRLSPRIRASVRYKKMNLLEDLRSIGRQDIIYCRNVLIYFDLETKKRVLEQMASLLPEDGYLLLGAAETVLGITDVFKPMPGMRGLYIKNQAIRTQTPLRKLA
- a CDS encoding YggT family protein codes for the protein MPTGLAGFIYYIVNGLLDVIVLCLIISAVLSWLVAFNVINTRNPIVWRILDIVDRITAPVLAPFRAVIPNIGGLDISYIVCFLVIRGIQGYLLLPAAMTLQQLIG
- a CDS encoding DUF167 family protein; amino-acid sequence: MRLVVRLTPKAAADRIDGWDKDAHDRAVLKVRVRAAPIEGRANTALIALLAKALDMPKSRITLLSGDTSRLKTLEIDGLDEAELSQKLT
- a CDS encoding electron transfer flavoprotein subunit alpha/FixB family protein: MPNTGKALVIADHDGAHLRDTTLKTITAAKALSADIDVLVYGDGCQAVAETAAKIAGVGKVLLSQSQALKEDIAEDVAVLVAGLAASYDAVAVPASTSGKNFAPRVAALLDVSLISDVMQVVDAHTFVRPIYAGNALETIQTSDAKIVMTVRTTAFAPAAGEGGSAAVENVAAPAPSAGTRFISEEMVVSDRPELGSAKVVVSGGRALGSKAEFDAVLNPLAEKLNAAVGASRAAVDAGYAPNDYQVGQTGKVVAPDLYIAIGISGAIQHLAGMKDSKVIVAINKDAEAPIFGVADFGLVADYQTAIPELMKALG
- a CDS encoding electron transfer flavoprotein subunit beta/FixA family protein yields the protein MKILVPVKRVLDYNVKVRVKADQSGVDLANVKMSMNPFDEIAVEEAVRLKEKGVATEVIAVSIGPAQAKDTIITALTIGADRGILIQTDQDIEPLAIAKLLKAVAEAEKPDLIIMGKQAIDGDNNATGQMLSTLLGWPQATFASKVVVENGEAQVTREVDGGHQTLAVSLPAVITTDLRLNEPRYASLPNIMKAKKKPLEMKTVADYGVDVTPRLKVVKVSEPPKRSAGIKVADAAELVSRLKSAGVL
- a CDS encoding cytochrome c family protein, producing the protein MSGDLQTNKILGAVLATGLVIMVVKIGSSYIYEHKAPEKPGYAIAVAESSDTGTAAPVDTPPDWGTVLPTADLAAGQKVFTKCQACHDNIQGGPNMTGPNLWGVVGRPTASHPGFDYSDAMKAHAKDSPNWTYDALYKFIDAPAKVVKGTKMTFPGDKKIDERINLIAYLRSQGSSTYPIPPAAAPAPAASAAGAAGAKASASDSGKATSAAAAH
- a CDS encoding prephenate dehydratase, giving the protein MTTDRKIAYQGEPGAFSHQAARRWFGDYTPVPFPTFEAAFAAVTAGECDLGMMPVENSVAGRVSDVHHLLPRSGLKIIGERFLAIEMMLMAVPETKLENIRVAASHAMALLQCRKALREMHITAEVFHDTAGAARALAETREPDRAAIAPEVAAELYGLKILRRNMEDARDNTTRFLVLTATDKVTPPEDGECMTSFVFRVKNVPAALYKALGGFATNGVNMTKLESYIENGRFASTMFYCDVVGRPDDAPLKRALEELHFYAVDVEMLGTYAIDPFRHSAGQL
- a CDS encoding SlyX family protein, yielding MSDTRIEALEEIVAHQQKTIDELSEQLNAQWKALDAMRRSLERLGEHLTGLEDRTAEAAPVTKPPHY
- a CDS encoding VOC family protein, yielding MTAKNTICLWYSHDAENAARFYADTFPDSEVTAVHRAPSDYPGGQAGQVLTVEFTVCGIPCLGLNGGDAFRQSQAFSFQIATDTQEETDRYWDAIVGHGGTESACGWCQDKWGVSWQITPRVLTDAMAEGGDVAKRAFAAMMEMGRIDIAKIEAAVRG
- a CDS encoding DsbE family thiol:disulfide interchange protein, with the protein product MKRLLFSLPLILFVILLAILGWYNFHKKAQYEPRAMVGKSVPAVVLNDVQGGPPSDLKSLLVGRTKPVLVNVFASWCVPCMAENPQLMALKSKGVTIIGVAWKDEPQNTLNFLAQHDDPYIKTLTDPNGDMALGLGISGVPETFIVAPDGTITDKITGPIVPETVDAVFKEVQ